The stretch of DNA CTCGCGTACGCCACCCAGGCCGTCCGCGAGGGAGTGGACCTGCACCTCAACTGCACGGTGGAAAAGGTCGGTTCGTCTCCTCCCGGCGGCTCCGAATGCCATGAACTGACCACGCCCCGTGGTGTCGTACGCACCCGCTACCTCATCAACGCCGCGGGTCTGCACGCCGACGCGCTCGACCGGCGGGTGCTCGGCCGGGGCGCGTTCACGGTGACCCCGCGCCGCGGCCAGCTCATCGTCTTCGACAAGCTCGCCCGCGACCTCGTCAGCCACATCCTCCTGCCGGTGCCGACGGCGCTCGGCAAGGGCGTGCTCGTGGCGCCGACCGTGTACGGGAACGTCCTTCTCGGCCCCACCGCCGAGGAGTTGGACGACAGGAGGGCGACCGGCACGACCGGGGAAGGTCTTGCCGGGCTGCGCGCCAAGGGCCGGCGCATCCTGCCCGCGCTGCTGGACGAGGAGGTCACCGCCGTCTACGCCGGGCTGCGCGCGGCCACCGAGCACGACGACTACCAGATCCACGGTTCACCGGAGGAGCGGTACATCACCGTCGGCGGCATCCGGTCCACGGGCCTCACCGCGTCGATGGCGATCGCGGAGTACGTCGTCGGCCTGCTCGCCGAGGCCGCGGGCCCCGACCTCGACCTGACGGTGGCCGGAAACCTGGACCCGGTGAGCATGCCGAACCTCGGAGAGGCGTTCCTCCGCCCCTACCAGCGCGCCGACCTCATCGCGACCGACTCCGCGTACGGCAGCATCGTCTGCCACTGCGAGCGCGTGACCCGCGGGGAGATCAGGGACGCCCTCATCAGCACGGTCCCGCCCGGATCACTTGACGGCCTGCGGCGCAGGACGCGGGCGCGCGGCGGGCGCTGCCAGGGGTTCTACTGCGGGGCCGCCGTACGCGAACTCTTCGACGGCTGGGGCGAGTCGGGGGCGGCGCGATGAGGCGGCAGCGGAGTGTGGACGTACTGGTCGTCGGCGGTGGTCCCGCGGGGCTCGCCGCGGCCGCGAGACTCGCCGCGTCGGGCGCGGGCACGGTGGAGGTCCTCGAACGCGAGGCGCGAGCGGGCGGAGTGCCGCACCACTGCCACCACGGCGGGTTCGGACGCTGGGGAGTGACAGGACCGCAGTACGCGGAGCGCCTCGTCGAGGACGCGCTCGGCGCCGGAGCGGCCGTGCGGACCGGGGTGAGCGCCACCGGCTGGGCCGGGCCGCTGTCCCTGGACACGACGGGACCGCACGGCCTGGAGCGGATCACCGCGCGCGCCCTGATCCTGGCCACGGGCGCGCGGGAACGGCCACGGACGGCGCGGCTCGTGCCGGGGTCGCGCCCGGCGGGAGTCTTCACCACAGGGGAGTTGCAGCAGGCGGTCAACATCTACCGGCAGGAGATCGGCACCAGGGCGGTCGTCGTGGGAGCCGAGCCGGTGAGCTACGCGGCGCTGTCCGCGCTGCGGCGCGCGGGCGTGGAGGTCGCCGCGCTCGTCACGGAGGAGAAGCGGCCCCAGGTAGGCCGGTGCCGGGCGGCCGCGGCCCGGCTCGGGGTCCCCTCGGTGCCGCTGGTGACCGGGGCGGTGGTGGCCGAACTCATGGGCCGTGGGCGGTTGTCGGGGGTGCGGCTGCGGCGGGGCGATGGGCGCGACGGGCGCGAGTGCGTGCTCGCCTGCGACACGGTGGTGTTCACCGGCGACTTCGTCCCTGACCACGAGCTGGCGCGGCGCGGGGGTGTCCTTCTCGACGCCGGAACGCGGGGCCCGGCGGTGGACGGCTCGTTCCGCACGGCGTCCCCGGGCGTCTTCGCTGTGGGCAGCGGGGTGCATGCGGTGGTGCCGGCGCGGGTGGCGGCGGGGGAGGGCGTACGGGTCGCTCGCGCTGTGCGGGGGCATCTTGAGGGCGTGGGGTGGCCGTGCGGCGCGGTGCCGGTGGTGGTCGGGGCCCCACTGCGGTGGGTGGCACCGAACCTTCTCTCGCCCGGAGCTCCGGGGAGTCGCTTCGTCCTGCGGACTGCGAAGGCCTTGGTCTGCCCTGTTCTGGTCGTCTCGCAGGATGGGCGGTGCTTGTACCGGCAGCGGGTGCTGGGGAAGGTCCTTCCCAACCGGGGGCTGTACTTCTCGGGGAGCTGGGTCGGGAAGGTTGACGCGGGTGGTGGTCCGGTGCGGGTGGCGCTCGGCTAGGCCCTATTCCTTCCCCAACCCCGCCCCTTCCCGCGAACCCGCTCTGGCGCGGGGGCCTCGGTTGCCGTCATCACCGGCTTCGCCGAGTTCGTCCTCAAACGCCGGACGGGCTGGAAATCCAGCCCGTCCGGCGTTTGAGGACATCTTGTGCGGGGTCTGGGGCGGAGCCCCAGGTAGGTCCGGGGCACAGGCACGGTTTTCGGGAAGGGGCGGGGTTGGGGAAAAGACCGCTCTTCCGCCGAGCGGAGCCTCCCCGTACACTAAAAAACTAGCAGTGCTAATTTACGTACCGCAAACGATCCGGAGCCGTATCGTGCGCCCAGTCCACTTCGCCGCAGCCCGCCGCACCCCCATCGGCAAACTCCGCGGCACCCTCTCCTCCGTACGCCCGGACGACCTCGCCGCCACCGTCGTACGCGGCCTCCTGGCCGGCACCCCCGAGCTGGACCCCGCCCGGATCGACGACGTCTACTGGGGCGCCGCCAACCAGGCGGGCGAGGACAACCGCAACGTGGCCCGCATGGCCGCCCTCCTCGCCGGCCTCCCGGACTCCGTGCCCGGCGCCACCGTGAACCGGCTCTGCGCCTCCGGCATGGAAGCCGTCACAGCCGCCGCCCGCACCATCGCCTGCGGCGAGGCCGACATCGTCCTCGCGGGCGGCTCCGAGTCGATGAGCCGCGCCCCCTTCGTCCTGCCCCGCCCCGACGAAGCGCTGCCGCACAAGATGGAGACCGCCGACACCCGGCTCGGGTGGCGTCTCGTCAACCCCGCCATGAAGGACCTCCACGGCGTCCTCGCCATGGGCGAGACCGCCGAGGAAGTGGCCGCGCGCCACAACATCTCCCGCGAGCGCCAGGACACCTTCGCCCTCCGCAGCCACCAACGCGCCACCGAGGCCCGCAAGAACGGCCACTTCGACGCCGAGATCCTCCCCGTCACGCTGCCCGACGGCACCCTCGTCGACCTCGACGAATGCGTCCGTGAGAACACCTCGTACGAGAAGCTCAGCAGTCTGCGCCCCGTCTTCCGCAAGGACGGCACCGTCACCGCGGGCAACGCGTCGCCGATGAACGACGGCGCTGCCGGACTCCTCCTCGTCAGCGAGGAAGCCCTGAACGAGCTCGGGCTCGAATCCCTCGGGCGTTACGTCGCGGGCGCCTCCGCCGGTGTGCATCCGGACGTCATGGGCATCGGACCCGTCCCCGCCACCCAGAAGGCGCTCACCCGCGTCGGCTGGTCCATCGACGATCTCCAGGAGGCCGAGTTCAACGAGGCGTTCGCCGCCCAGGCCATCGCCTGCGTCGACGCGTTGGGCATCGACCCGGAGCTGGTGAACCCCACCGGCGGCGCCATCGCCATCGGCCACCCCCTCGGCTGCTCCGGCGCCCGCATCCTGACCACCCTCCTTCACCGCATGCGCCGCACCGGCGCGGCCCGCGGCCTCGCCACGATGTGCGTGGGCGTCGGCCAGGGCAGCGCGCTGCTCGTCGAGCGCGGCTGAAATTCCCCCCCCGCAAGACCGCACGGAACGCAAGGAACGCAAGGAAACGGAGCACCACCCATGGCCACGCTGTCCCTCGCCGCGATCCTCGCCGAGCCCGCCCGCCGCAGGCCGGACCGCACCGCCCTCGTGGAGGGTGAACTGCGGCTCTCCTTCAGTGAGTTGTGGGCGCAGGCCCGCGCGCAGGCGGCGGCGCTCGTGGGGCTCGGGGTGCGGCCGGGGGACCGGGTGGCTCTGATGGCGCCCAACACCGCCGAGTTCCCGCGCGCCTATTACGCGATCCTCGCCGCGGGCGGCGTCGTCGTCCCCGT from Streptomyces sp. BA2 encodes:
- a CDS encoding FAD-dependent oxidoreductase, with amino-acid sequence MSVTTKGPLPAEPYDVTVVGAGVVGSAIARELAGHHRLRVALVEASGDVGDGTSKANTAILHTGFDAVPGSLEARLVREGSRLLAAYAAESGIPVEPVGALLIAWDEEQLAALPGLLKKAERNGYDEARIIGADEVRAREPHLGEGALGALDVPGESIICPWTTTLAYATQAVREGVDLHLNCTVEKVGSSPPGGSECHELTTPRGVVRTRYLINAAGLHADALDRRVLGRGAFTVTPRRGQLIVFDKLARDLVSHILLPVPTALGKGVLVAPTVYGNVLLGPTAEELDDRRATGTTGEGLAGLRAKGRRILPALLDEEVTAVYAGLRAATEHDDYQIHGSPEERYITVGGIRSTGLTASMAIAEYVVGLLAEAAGPDLDLTVAGNLDPVSMPNLGEAFLRPYQRADLIATDSAYGSIVCHCERVTRGEIRDALISTVPPGSLDGLRRRTRARGGRCQGFYCGAAVRELFDGWGESGAAR
- a CDS encoding FAD-dependent oxidoreductase → MRRQRSVDVLVVGGGPAGLAAAARLAASGAGTVEVLEREARAGGVPHHCHHGGFGRWGVTGPQYAERLVEDALGAGAAVRTGVSATGWAGPLSLDTTGPHGLERITARALILATGARERPRTARLVPGSRPAGVFTTGELQQAVNIYRQEIGTRAVVVGAEPVSYAALSALRRAGVEVAALVTEEKRPQVGRCRAAAARLGVPSVPLVTGAVVAELMGRGRLSGVRLRRGDGRDGRECVLACDTVVFTGDFVPDHELARRGGVLLDAGTRGPAVDGSFRTASPGVFAVGSGVHAVVPARVAAGEGVRVARAVRGHLEGVGWPCGAVPVVVGAPLRWVAPNLLSPGAPGSRFVLRTAKALVCPVLVVSQDGRCLYRQRVLGKVLPNRGLYFSGSWVGKVDAGGGPVRVALG
- a CDS encoding acetyl-CoA C-acyltransferase, whose product is MRPVHFAAARRTPIGKLRGTLSSVRPDDLAATVVRGLLAGTPELDPARIDDVYWGAANQAGEDNRNVARMAALLAGLPDSVPGATVNRLCASGMEAVTAAARTIACGEADIVLAGGSESMSRAPFVLPRPDEALPHKMETADTRLGWRLVNPAMKDLHGVLAMGETAEEVAARHNISRERQDTFALRSHQRATEARKNGHFDAEILPVTLPDGTLVDLDECVRENTSYEKLSSLRPVFRKDGTVTAGNASPMNDGAAGLLLVSEEALNELGLESLGRYVAGASAGVHPDVMGIGPVPATQKALTRVGWSIDDLQEAEFNEAFAAQAIACVDALGIDPELVNPTGGAIAIGHPLGCSGARILTTLLHRMRRTGAARGLATMCVGVGQGSALLVERG